Proteins encoded in a region of the Nocardia asteroides genome:
- a CDS encoding ESX secretion-associated protein EspG, producing the protein MSRRDWSFTALGFTVLWRAVERDVLPYPLQYRSTAETVADYEAEWKSEAAGLHRRLDESLYSALRVLAEPEARIEMAGFSGKDKLRVHAAVHYRHAVLLVQEPTSSPDCGGAVHMSLIDGQGVSRRVIDHLPDAAPGSGPGIDISRHELDTEDEEPYRVGAPAPPRIRAEQFFERPRTTIAHVAVYAGPAWDNRPAPARGFHVMDYPDGRYLVRSGPTIKAVPADTTEVRTQLDRAIHATVAAFREENDPSYT; encoded by the coding sequence TGTGGCGGGCCGTCGAGCGCGACGTACTGCCATACCCGTTGCAGTACCGATCCACCGCCGAAACCGTCGCCGATTACGAGGCGGAGTGGAAATCCGAAGCCGCCGGGCTGCACCGTCGCCTCGACGAGTCCCTGTACAGCGCACTGCGTGTGCTGGCCGAACCCGAGGCGCGCATCGAGATGGCGGGCTTCAGCGGAAAGGACAAACTGCGCGTGCACGCGGCTGTGCACTATCGGCATGCTGTACTGCTGGTACAGGAACCCACCTCGTCTCCGGATTGCGGTGGGGCCGTGCACATGTCACTGATCGATGGGCAGGGCGTGAGCCGTCGGGTCATCGACCACCTGCCCGACGCCGCACCCGGCAGCGGACCCGGCATCGATATCTCGCGGCACGAACTCGACACCGAGGACGAGGAACCGTACCGCGTGGGCGCGCCCGCCCCGCCCCGCATCCGAGCCGAGCAGTTCTTCGAACGCCCCCGCACCACGATCGCCCACGTCGCGGTGTACGCGGGCCCGGCCTGGGACAACCGCCCGGCACCCGCCCGCGGCTTCCACGTGATGGACTATCCCGACGGCCGCTATCTCGTCCGCAGCGGACCCACCATCAAGGCAGTCCCCGCTGACACCACGGAAGTACGAACCCAACTCGACCGGGCCATACACGCAACAGTCGCGGCCTTCCGCGAGGAAAACGATCCCAGCTACACCTGA